The following coding sequences lie in one Peribacillus frigoritolerans genomic window:
- a CDS encoding nitroreductase family protein — MTKDFYTAIKERRSYYGINKEVGVSDEKIKEIVEFAVKHTPSAFNSQSSRLVVLTGSAHDKLWDITTQALRKAVGEGDFSGTQQKMDSFKAGYGSILFFEDESVVKSLQEQFATYADNFPIWSQQTSGMHQLVVWTALEAEGLGATLQHYNPLIDDEVKKEWDVPSNWKLIAQMPFGNPTAQPGDKEFKPLEDRIKFYK; from the coding sequence ATGACAAAAGATTTTTACACGGCCATTAAAGAGAGACGTTCATATTATGGGATCAATAAAGAGGTCGGAGTATCCGATGAGAAAATTAAAGAAATAGTTGAATTTGCGGTAAAACACACGCCATCGGCTTTTAATTCCCAATCTTCCCGCCTTGTTGTTTTAACAGGATCGGCCCATGATAAATTATGGGATATTACGACGCAGGCTTTAAGGAAAGCGGTTGGTGAGGGAGATTTCTCTGGCACTCAACAAAAAATGGATTCCTTCAAAGCTGGATATGGGTCAATATTATTCTTTGAAGATGAATCTGTTGTGAAATCACTTCAAGAACAATTTGCAACGTATGCCGATAATTTCCCTATCTGGTCACAACAAACATCAGGCATGCATCAATTAGTTGTTTGGACAGCACTTGAAGCAGAAGGATTGGGAGCAACTTTACAGCATTATAATCCTCTAATTGATGATGAAGTGAAAAAAGAATGGGATGTTCCAAGTAATTGGAAATTAATTGCACAAATGCCATTTGGAAATCCAACAGCTCAACCGGGTGATAAAGAATTCAAACCACTTGAGGATCGTATAAAATTTTATAAATAA
- a CDS encoding PLP-dependent aminotransferase family protein: MLKYIALFNEFESLIQNGRLKAGFKLPSIRQLSDQHQCSKSTVLKALQELEKRHLIYAVPKSGYYVVQKEFDGKSEPTADIDFVTSAPAWHQFPYNDFQHCINKAIDTYQQELFIYGTPKGLPSLIKVIQKQLEQYQVFAKEEQIFITSGVQQALSLLTFIPFPNERTDILVEQPSYHLFVEQLKAYKISVLGIQRTAEGIDLGELERIFSDQKIKFFYTMPRFHNPLGTSYSKMEREEILKLAVKYGVYIVEDDYLADFEENMKADPIFSGDTHNMVIYLKSFSKIMFPGLRIGVAVLPKPLADSFQLYKRTADIDSSMISQAALEIYIKSGMFERHRNKVRLSYLERANLLYDALEKHSTLGFFRPASICMNAHIVLPRRLNSTHLINNLQNQQVLVETMGQNYIDGFHQDKILKLNVSNTNIQKLDQGIALIFKELNNKQNYYL, from the coding sequence ATGCTAAAATACATAGCCTTGTTTAATGAATTTGAATCTCTCATCCAGAATGGACGGCTCAAAGCGGGCTTTAAACTCCCATCTATTCGTCAATTAAGCGATCAACATCAATGTAGTAAAAGTACAGTCTTGAAAGCACTGCAAGAATTGGAAAAGAGGCATTTAATCTACGCGGTTCCTAAAAGTGGATATTATGTCGTCCAAAAAGAATTTGATGGTAAAAGCGAACCAACAGCGGACATCGACTTTGTTACCTCCGCTCCCGCTTGGCATCAATTTCCGTATAATGACTTTCAACATTGCATCAACAAAGCCATCGATACCTATCAGCAAGAATTGTTTATCTATGGCACTCCAAAAGGACTGCCCTCTTTAATTAAAGTGATACAAAAACAATTAGAGCAGTATCAGGTTTTCGCAAAAGAAGAACAGATTTTCATCACTTCTGGCGTGCAGCAAGCACTTTCCTTATTAACGTTCATCCCCTTTCCAAATGAACGTACCGATATTCTTGTTGAGCAGCCTAGTTATCATCTATTTGTGGAGCAATTGAAAGCGTACAAGATTTCCGTGCTAGGAATCCAACGAACAGCAGAAGGTATTGATTTAGGGGAATTAGAACGGATATTTAGTGATCAGAAAATTAAATTCTTTTATACGATGCCTCGTTTTCATAATCCGTTAGGGACTTCTTACTCTAAAATGGAAAGAGAGGAGATACTAAAACTTGCAGTAAAGTATGGTGTCTATATTGTAGAAGATGATTATTTAGCAGATTTCGAAGAAAATATGAAGGCAGACCCTATTTTTTCCGGGGATACCCATAACATGGTCATTTATTTAAAAAGCTTCTCTAAAATAATGTTTCCAGGATTACGCATAGGTGTTGCCGTATTGCCTAAACCATTAGCGGACAGCTTCCAACTATATAAAAGAACAGCTGATATTGATAGTTCCATGATTTCACAAGCAGCCTTGGAAATCTACATAAAAAGCGGTATGTTTGAACGCCATAGAAACAAGGTGCGTCTCTCCTATTTAGAGCGTGCAAACTTGCTATATGATGCTCTAGAAAAGCACTCTACCCTAGGCTTTTTTCGCCCAGCATCCATATGTATGAACGCACATATCGTACTGCCTCGTCGTTTAAATAGTACTCACCTCATCAATAACTTACAGAATCAACAAGTACTGGTAGAGACGATGGGTCAAAATTATATAGATGGCTTTCACCAGGACAAAATATTAAAATTAAACGTGTCCAATACAAATATACAAAAACTTGACCAAGGAATAGCTCTCATTTTTAAAGAATTGAATAACAAGCAGAACTATTACTTATAA
- a CDS encoding DMT family transporter, translating into MPENKKAYFAAILYAIIIGFSFIFTKISLMEASPLDTLAHRFTMAFLIAIIFKLYRRTSVKISAKDTLKILPLVFLYPILFFTFQVFGLLYTSSSEAGIIQATIPIFTLLSASLFLKEYAGRGQKFFLYLSVMGVIFIFVMNDLQIAAHSLKGTILILLSSIAAALYNVVARKVTKQYSLFTLTYVMTFFGFVAFNSMAIINHVINQSFSSFLLPFTSSAFLLSILYLGALSSLLTAFLSNYALSILPASKMSVFSNLATLITIMAGVIFLHESIHYYHVIGAMIILAGVIGTNYFGGNRSKHIRKNVADPLLKREVK; encoded by the coding sequence ATGCCAGAAAATAAAAAAGCCTATTTTGCGGCGATACTATATGCCATTATTATTGGATTTTCATTTATCTTTACAAAAATATCATTAATGGAAGCTAGTCCGTTAGATACATTGGCACATCGATTTACGATGGCTTTTTTGATCGCCATAATTTTTAAGCTATATAGGAGGACATCAGTGAAAATAAGTGCAAAGGATACTTTGAAAATTCTTCCGTTGGTGTTCCTTTATCCAATTTTATTCTTTACATTTCAAGTGTTTGGCCTCTTGTATACCTCATCTTCAGAAGCGGGTATTATCCAAGCGACCATACCAATTTTTACGTTATTATCAGCTTCATTATTTTTGAAAGAATACGCTGGTAGAGGTCAGAAATTTTTTCTTTATTTATCTGTGATGGGGGTTATCTTTATCTTTGTCATGAATGACTTGCAAATTGCGGCTCACAGTTTGAAAGGAACGATCCTGATCTTATTATCCTCGATTGCTGCCGCTCTCTATAATGTGGTGGCGAGGAAGGTAACAAAGCAATATTCACTATTTACGTTAACTTATGTGATGACGTTCTTTGGTTTTGTGGCTTTTAATAGTATGGCCATCATCAACCATGTAATTAACCAATCTTTTAGTAGCTTTTTATTACCCTTCACAAGTAGTGCATTTCTCCTTTCAATCTTATATCTTGGTGCATTATCGTCACTGCTTACTGCTTTTTTATCAAACTATGCATTATCCATATTACCAGCATCTAAAATGAGCGTTTTTAGTAATTTAGCGACATTGATTACGATCATGGCAGGGGTGATTTTCTTACATGAATCCATTCATTATTATCACGTTATAGGTGCAATGATTATTCTTGCTGGGGTAATCGGCACGAACTATTTTGGTGGAAATCGGTCAAAACATATCCGTAAGAATGTTGCCGATCCATTGCTGAAAAGGGAGGTAAAGTGA
- a CDS encoding DMT family transporter produces the protein MNKYLLLLLISGIWGSQFFFIALVIENVGVITLSAIKACIGGICLLFFGFFLSKEERRVPRSYYKWYIIIAFFEVVLPFVFIAQGQKSVPSSIAAVLIGMVPVFTILFLLAFFKRKSTRPEITSILFGFAGIVVLSWPTQGIQDLSNSIQGNILLILAAMSFGLSLIFMEKLNEGSSVIHMRNVLLIASALLIPMSLLFEQSFELDLARSQSIYLAILGIFHAGVVYALFNRLIRQEGALFTSYSNYIVPVIGMILGFLFLHEALSIHQLIGMGIVMMSLVFLDGKIITKLIRK, from the coding sequence ATGAATAAATATTTGTTGCTACTCTTGATTAGTGGTATATGGGGATCTCAATTCTTCTTTATTGCATTAGTCATAGAAAATGTTGGGGTTATTACATTGTCAGCCATCAAAGCATGTATCGGCGGTATCTGTTTACTCTTCTTTGGTTTTTTTTTATCAAAAGAAGAGCGAAGAGTACCCAGGAGTTATTATAAATGGTATATAATCATTGCTTTTTTCGAGGTTGTACTGCCATTCGTGTTTATTGCACAAGGCCAGAAATCGGTGCCTAGCAGTATCGCAGCGGTGCTGATTGGAATGGTTCCCGTCTTTACCATCCTCTTTTTACTAGCATTTTTCAAAAGAAAAAGCACAAGGCCGGAGATTACAAGTATCCTATTCGGATTTGCAGGCATCGTCGTCCTTTCCTGGCCAACACAAGGAATCCAAGACCTTTCTAACAGTATTCAGGGGAACATCCTATTGATATTGGCTGCCATGAGTTTTGGATTATCATTGATTTTCATGGAGAAATTAAACGAGGGATCTTCCGTTATTCATATGAGAAATGTATTACTGATTGCCAGTGCATTGCTCATACCCATGTCCCTTTTGTTTGAGCAATCTTTCGAATTGGATTTAGCACGATCTCAATCAATCTACTTAGCGATTTTAGGCATTTTCCATGCAGGTGTTGTTTATGCCTTATTTAATAGGCTGATTCGGCAAGAAGGCGCATTATTTACTTCATATAGTAATTATATAGTGCCTGTCATCGGAATGATTTTAGGCTTTTTATTTTTACATGAAGCGTTGTCTATTCATCAGTTGATTGGAATGGGAATAGTTATGATGTCATTAGTTTTTTTAGACGGAAAAATAATAACCAAGTTGATAAGAAAGTAG
- a CDS encoding MFS transporter → MNYKRFVFYQGTVGMAASMIFPFYILLIKNVGTSYSQFGWAYGIFSLTAALSYPLIGKFTDKAGDKAFLLIYSWGMALILLAFPLAYEIWHVYLLQIIMGVLGAVQKNTEKTVLARYVTKKTAGEEIGNYHVWTSIGAAAAVIATGYLVDFLTIGSIFYIASLMFAWSGFIIMKIEKNTSLSNAEKIKI, encoded by the coding sequence ATGAATTATAAACGTTTTGTTTTTTACCAAGGCACTGTTGGAATGGCTGCCAGCATGATTTTCCCTTTTTATATTTTGCTAATCAAAAATGTAGGTACAAGTTATTCGCAATTCGGGTGGGCATATGGAATATTTTCATTGACTGCAGCACTTAGTTATCCTTTAATCGGAAAATTCACTGACAAAGCCGGTGACAAAGCATTTCTCCTTATCTATTCATGGGGGATGGCACTTATCCTTCTTGCCTTTCCCCTCGCATATGAAATTTGGCATGTCTATCTCCTGCAAATCATTATGGGGGTACTTGGGGCAGTGCAAAAAAACACTGAAAAAACGGTACTGGCAAGATATGTTACGAAGAAAACAGCGGGAGAGGAAATTGGAAACTACCATGTTTGGACATCCATCGGTGCTGCGGCTGCGGTGATTGCAACCGGATATTTAGTCGACTTTTTAACAATCGGCAGCATCTTTTACATTGCCTCCTTAATGTTTGCCTGGAGTGGATTTATTATAATGAAGATTGAGAAAAATACTTCACTATCTAATGCAGAAAAAATAAAAATATAA
- a CDS encoding FAD-binding oxidoreductase, translating to MKRFLFIILYALLFGLSLQAFNFKLDHPIAKDISRLMPVKMKTIKAEDSEEEIKKVVLDAEKNDDPISIAGMQHSQGGQTLYPNGVLLDMKHYDKILDFDVKEKRITVQSGATWAALQEYINPYGLALKVSQSQNIFTIGGSLSVNVHGRDIRHHALIETVESFRLLNAKGQILTVSREENSELFSSVIGGYGLFGVILDVTLHLTDDELYKIKTKSLHYDEYTSYFKREVLQNDDVKMHLARISVAPGSYLDEMYVTDYYKANDQTQLSDYNTLKRETIIAVPKFFLGLSRFNDWGKKRFWETQKTYTANIDGNLVSRNNVMRSDSAFMDYNNPTKTEVLQEYFIPIDQFADYIDDLRNTLSDEKDFNLLNITIRYVEHNDESLMSYAKDDMFALVMLINQGTDNDSKENTGRVIRNMIDVTLDHNGSYYLPYYGYPTQTQLFEAYPRTEEFFRLKKKYDPDNRFMNLFYEEYHP from the coding sequence ATGAAACGATTTTTATTTATCATCCTATATGCACTATTATTTGGATTATCGCTGCAGGCTTTTAATTTCAAGCTTGACCACCCTATTGCCAAAGATATCAGCCGGCTGATGCCGGTTAAAATGAAAACGATTAAGGCGGAAGATAGTGAAGAAGAAATCAAAAAGGTCGTTTTGGATGCCGAAAAAAACGATGATCCCATTTCAATTGCCGGAATGCAGCATAGCCAAGGAGGACAGACATTATATCCAAATGGGGTCCTGCTCGATATGAAGCACTATGATAAAATACTTGATTTTGATGTTAAAGAAAAACGCATCACGGTCCAAAGCGGAGCAACCTGGGCTGCTCTCCAGGAATATATCAACCCATATGGACTTGCGCTGAAGGTCAGTCAATCTCAAAACATTTTTACCATCGGCGGGTCTTTGAGCGTTAATGTCCATGGCCGCGATATCCGTCATCATGCCTTGATAGAAACCGTGGAATCTTTTAGATTGCTTAACGCAAAAGGACAAATCCTAACAGTGAGCCGCGAAGAAAATTCTGAGCTCTTCTCTTCGGTTATTGGCGGGTATGGTTTGTTTGGCGTAATACTCGATGTAACACTCCACCTTACCGATGACGAACTTTATAAAATTAAAACTAAATCACTCCATTATGATGAATATACGTCGTACTTTAAAAGAGAAGTTCTCCAAAACGATGATGTTAAAATGCATCTTGCAAGAATATCTGTTGCTCCTGGCTCCTATTTGGATGAAATGTATGTAACGGACTATTATAAGGCTAATGACCAAACACAACTATCTGACTACAATACTCTCAAACGGGAAACGATCATTGCCGTGCCTAAATTCTTTCTTGGCCTATCACGTTTTAATGACTGGGGTAAAAAAAGGTTTTGGGAAACTCAAAAAACCTATACGGCCAATATTGATGGCAACTTGGTTTCGAGGAATAATGTGATGCGGTCGGACTCAGCCTTTATGGATTACAACAACCCCACCAAAACTGAAGTGCTCCAAGAATACTTCATTCCGATTGATCAATTTGCTGATTATATCGATGATTTAAGAAATACCTTATCTGATGAGAAAGATTTTAATTTATTAAATATTACAATTCGTTATGTGGAACATAATGATGAATCACTCATGTCCTATGCCAAGGATGATATGTTCGCTCTTGTAATGCTCATCAATCAAGGGACAGATAACGATAGTAAGGAAAATACGGGAAGGGTCATCCGTAATATGATTGATGTGACGCTTGACCATAACGGCAGCTACTATTTGCCCTATTATGGGTATCCAACCCAGACACAATTATTTGAAGCGTATCCGCGTACTGAGGAATTCTTTCGATTAAAAAAGAAATATGATCCTGATAATCGCTTCATGAATCTTTTCTATGAGGAGTATCATCCATGA
- a CDS encoding TetR/AcrR family transcriptional regulator yields MIEPRKKQLRGEKTREKILKISLKLFSEKGYDKVTVDEIVKKSGTSKGSFYQHFSAKSDIFLVRFIEVDDYYREVFRSFPVDMDATEKLFIFIRKLMRFLEEEMGKDLMKVIYSSALDSKEHTYFLNSNRSLFLIIRSLIEEAKEQNDIGTDQSVNEISQLITQSLMGIIYHWGLNNSEQSLESLSIPLTKTIINGLKTKN; encoded by the coding sequence ATGATCGAGCCTAGAAAGAAACAGCTTAGGGGAGAAAAGACTCGTGAAAAAATATTAAAAATATCTTTAAAGCTATTTAGCGAAAAAGGTTATGATAAAGTTACCGTTGACGAAATCGTGAAAAAAAGCGGCACATCAAAAGGGTCATTTTACCAACACTTTTCAGCGAAATCTGATATTTTTTTAGTGAGATTCATAGAGGTCGATGATTACTATCGTGAAGTCTTCCGTTCGTTCCCAGTCGATATGGACGCTACCGAGAAATTATTTATTTTCATACGCAAATTGATGCGTTTTCTGGAAGAAGAAATGGGCAAAGATTTAATGAAAGTGATTTACAGTTCTGCTTTAGATTCGAAAGAACATACTTACTTTTTAAATTCAAATCGTTCACTCTTCCTAATTATTCGTTCATTAATTGAAGAGGCGAAAGAACAAAACGACATTGGCACTGACCAATCAGTTAACGAAATTTCACAACTTATCACCCAAAGCCTAATGGGAATCATCTATCATTGGGGATTAAACAACTCTGAACAAAGCTTGGAATCACTATCCATACCGCTAACCAAAACAATCATTAACGGGCTGAAAACTAAGAACTAA
- a CDS encoding MFS transporter translates to MNHSSGEIEKRTISKTMKRILPFILLLYIIAYLDRVNLGYAALQMNAELALSAEVFGLLSGIFFIGYFFFEVPSNMIMHKVGARIWIARIMISWGLVVILTGFAQTTMHLYILRFLLGVAEAGFFPGIILYLTYWFRARERGRATAVLLLALPIGGLIGAPVSTWILDNISWFGMAGWRWMFILEGIPAIIIGVVVVFYLTNRPTNAKWLSKEESDWLEGELSAERKVSSKINKVTKLAMLKDAKIWKLALFYFAGYTSIYGLSFWMPTIIKSLSENATTNLEIGWLAMIPSLVGIPAVIFVGWNSDRTNAHKSHLLVCLMIAVVGFIGCGFSDSVFMMVLMLTITSFGLYGFSGCFFAYMTFFFTESTAPVGIAIVNSIAALGGFVGPMILGTVAFTQGMFILSGLLVIGVITLLSLKLTDASAENVVKEVEVNINRL, encoded by the coding sequence ATGAATCATTCCAGTGGTGAGATAGAGAAAAGAACGATCAGTAAAACGATGAAACGGATTCTTCCATTTATCTTGCTCCTTTATATCATTGCTTACTTGGACAGGGTCAATTTAGGCTATGCTGCTTTACAAATGAATGCAGAGTTAGCCTTATCCGCTGAAGTTTTTGGATTGCTTTCCGGCATTTTTTTTATAGGCTATTTCTTCTTTGAAGTTCCCAGCAACATGATCATGCATAAAGTGGGAGCTCGGATATGGATTGCCCGCATAATGATTTCGTGGGGACTCGTGGTAATATTAACAGGTTTTGCGCAAACAACGATGCATTTATATATTCTCCGTTTTTTATTAGGTGTTGCCGAAGCTGGGTTTTTTCCTGGTATAATTTTGTATTTAACTTATTGGTTCAGGGCCCGCGAGAGAGGACGGGCAACAGCGGTCCTGCTTTTAGCCTTACCGATTGGCGGATTGATTGGTGCGCCTGTGTCGACGTGGATTCTTGACAATATTTCCTGGTTCGGTATGGCCGGCTGGAGGTGGATGTTCATCCTTGAAGGCATTCCGGCCATTATTATCGGTGTTGTTGTTGTTTTCTATTTAACTAATAGACCGACTAACGCTAAATGGTTATCTAAGGAAGAAAGTGATTGGTTAGAAGGGGAATTGAGTGCGGAAAGAAAAGTTAGCTCGAAAATAAATAAAGTCACAAAGCTTGCTATGCTGAAAGATGCGAAAATTTGGAAGCTGGCCCTATTTTATTTCGCGGGGTACACATCTATCTATGGATTGTCATTCTGGATGCCAACCATCATTAAATCTTTATCGGAAAATGCAACAACCAATTTAGAAATAGGCTGGTTAGCGATGATTCCATCGTTAGTCGGCATACCTGCCGTTATATTTGTGGGCTGGAATTCAGATCGGACCAATGCACATAAATCACATTTGCTCGTTTGCCTCATGATAGCAGTTGTCGGATTTATCGGGTGCGGCTTTTCAGATAGTGTTTTTATGATGGTGCTTATGTTAACGATTACATCTTTCGGTTTATACGGGTTCAGTGGATGTTTCTTTGCCTATATGACATTTTTCTTCACTGAGTCCACTGCACCAGTTGGAATAGCCATCGTCAATTCAATTGCGGCTTTAGGAGGTTTTGTAGGACCGATGATTCTCGGAACTGTTGCATTTACTCAAGGTATGTTTATTTTATCTGGATTACTTGTAATAGGAGTCATCACCCTATTATCATTAAAATTGACAGATGCTTCAGCGGAAAACGTCGTAAAAGAAGTTGAAGTAAATATTAATCGATTATAA
- a CDS encoding helix-turn-helix transcriptional regulator, protein MEIHLVAKDEIEAQGIRWIVESHLTGVRLILWKTIEEFEKGIRNQQPEFVILDMDIWTDESEAMGVSLKRRGIRWLGISSERIFQTAYRALRFRAEDVLFRPFSSADLVKHIQQLRFQLRNGPNLLSSNTMDDGNALDIGYPDFFLTDRRHESRITMVAFLTPDNKTLPLVYDELQRYSFTGKNQIFALSDFILCVQETKEVEVYKEEYQAFLAHWKERMDEPLAIIIKAASSDESLKRMYQQTREFTRQIFFDGYDIILAESQQTSHQEMDPFLTPLEQRLWIEMLERRDAKAIRNWIEREFLTFERPYPDPEIVRIRLTSVLAQIRRHMKSYNLQTASLEAIYYDVFQQIVHKPVIHQIVKELHAFTTHMLLQDHGQLQEGARTISEKARELIESNYWDAQWNLASCAETLRINKSTLSRRFAAESGESFRNTLHQVRIREAKRLLKETDLSLEEISQLAGYSHQTYFNAKFKLLEACTPSAYRSGL, encoded by the coding sequence GTGGAAATTCATTTGGTGGCAAAAGATGAGATTGAGGCTCAAGGAATTCGTTGGATAGTCGAGTCCCACCTAACGGGAGTTAGACTGATCTTATGGAAAACGATTGAAGAATTTGAAAAGGGCATCCGCAATCAGCAACCGGAATTCGTTATTTTGGATATGGATATTTGGACGGATGAAAGTGAGGCGATGGGTGTTTCGTTAAAGCGAAGGGGAATTCGATGGTTAGGGATTTCATCTGAGCGAATTTTTCAGACGGCTTATCGAGCCTTACGTTTCCGTGCTGAAGATGTATTATTCCGTCCTTTTTCTTCGGCGGATTTGGTAAAACATATCCAACAATTGCGTTTTCAATTGAGAAATGGTCCAAATCTTCTCTCATCAAACACCATGGATGATGGGAATGCTCTGGATATTGGGTATCCTGATTTCTTCTTGACGGACCGGAGGCATGAAAGTCGAATAACCATGGTCGCTTTTTTGACACCTGATAACAAGACCCTTCCATTAGTTTATGATGAACTGCAACGATATTCTTTTACTGGGAAGAATCAAATCTTCGCTTTATCGGATTTTATTTTATGTGTCCAGGAAACAAAGGAAGTTGAAGTTTATAAGGAAGAGTACCAAGCGTTTCTTGCCCACTGGAAAGAAAGAATGGATGAGCCCCTTGCCATCATTATAAAAGCGGCATCTTCAGATGAGTCTTTAAAAAGGATGTATCAGCAAACACGTGAATTTACGAGACAAATCTTTTTCGATGGATATGATATCATTTTAGCCGAAAGTCAACAAACTTCGCATCAAGAGATGGATCCGTTCCTCACGCCTCTTGAACAAAGACTTTGGATAGAAATGCTCGAACGACGGGATGCGAAAGCCATCAGGAACTGGATTGAGCGTGAATTCCTTACCTTTGAACGACCATACCCCGACCCGGAAATCGTTCGTATCCGCCTTACAAGCGTACTTGCGCAGATTCGTAGGCATATGAAATCATACAACTTGCAAACTGCCTCTTTAGAAGCAATATACTATGATGTATTTCAGCAAATTGTACATAAACCCGTCATTCATCAAATAGTAAAAGAGCTGCATGCGTTCACGACCCATATGCTTCTGCAGGATCATGGACAATTACAGGAAGGTGCGCGCACAATTAGTGAAAAGGCAAGAGAGCTGATCGAGTCCAACTATTGGGACGCCCAGTGGAATCTAGCAAGTTGTGCAGAGACTCTGCGTATCAATAAAAGCACACTCAGCCGACGTTTTGCGGCTGAATCCGGCGAGTCTTTTCGAAATACGCTGCATCAAGTTCGAATTAGGGAAGCTAAACGTTTATTAAAGGAAACGGATTTATCATTGGAGGAAATCTCACAATTGGCCGGCTATTCACATCAAACTTATTTCAATGCAAAGTTCAAATTGCTTGAAGCTTGTACACCATCAGCATATCGGTCTGGATTATAA